In the genome of Chaetodon auriga isolate fChaAug3 chromosome 15, fChaAug3.hap1, whole genome shotgun sequence, one region contains:
- the LOC143332887 gene encoding von Willebrand factor A domain-containing protein 7-like, with translation MSSGLAVLCLLLLHTGAQGFGILPGDSLNHLEITERAILNVTVQVCRALAQAEGTDFTIPAEPFAAEAVAVACGAPQSAKSFRQAITFITLRNIRVDIRHALNASFHFDDEMFIQGRKIIADGVVAVKASNKQENFEAARQKLGEICHPLQDFYSHSNWVELGNKLPNSNLIRSDTSIGNIAEKSRATCRNCDGDDCRNNILADIKEEGILVSGYFSVVPLVSTKPKGKCSHGGAVDQTSKIEPKGGINKDTFDASHGYLHTDAANLAIAATSELLEDIRGAAGDRPFLQMMGISKGSSKALCFVIDTTKSMSDDIATVANVTSFIINSEVGTENEPALYIFVPFNDPDFGPLIKTTDPKVFKTVIDSLSASGGGDEEELSLSGLQLALASAPSNSEIFLFTDAGAKDKHLKSTVIALIERTQSVVNFMISTLPSRRRRRDDSQQQHSRIKESDAQLYRDLAQASGGQVIEVTKSELPVAISMITESSSSSLVTLLQAARSPGRADTFTFIVDETVINPTVYITGRSVTFTLISPSGKSQQSSDATGSLITASQSVGNFITLRLTKEAGQWEVKMVSNNSYTLKVIGQSPVDFLFDFVEISQGPFKGFDVLDTRPQAGVNGSLLVSLTGTDSGTVTEVALVESSGSEEIKGVVEPQGGGNFLVQVDRMPPVAFVVRVRGRVDGVTAKTSVIFQRQSSTNFRPSNLTITADSNSILIPGQPFSVPFSVMTDGTEGNFTIRATNNRRFDSTYPSSLLVEAGNSTNGTVTLSAPLNTPSGTDVTLTIEAEAPGGKDTNYVVLRVTVINTVTDFTHPVCQLLSLQSNCSENCSLLMWELSVQVTDGADGTGVDRVSLKQGNGTMNTSLAVGNENITLVSYNASCCSPDMELLVVDRVGNVGTCFYTLRERPPEAISFSTKVIQSPLLCLSIVVLGLHILTELGIQ, from the exons ATGTCTTCAGGGTTGGCTGTGCTGTGTCTCCTACTCCTGCACACTGGAGCTCAGGGCTTTGGGATATTGCCAGGAGACTCCTTGAATCACCTGGAAATTACCGAGAGAGccattttaaatgtcactgtgcAGGTGTGCCGTGCTCTGGCCCAGGCTGAGGGGACAGACTTCACCATTCCT gcggAGCCTTTCGCTGCAGAGGCTGTCGCTGTAGCCTGTGGAGCGCCACAATCAGCCAAGAGTTTCCGCCAAGCCATCACATTCATCACACTGAGGAATATACGAGTGGACATTCGTCATGCCCTTAATGCAAGCTTCCACtttgatgatgaaatgtttATTCAAGGAAGGAAAATCATCGCTGACGGAGTAGTGGCTGTCAAAGCAAGCAACAAGCAGGAAAACTTTGAGGCAGCCAGGCAGAAACTGGGAGAGATTTGTCATCCTCTACAG GACTTCTACAGTCATAGTAACTGGGTGGAGCTGGGTAACAAGCTCCCAAACTCCAATCTGATCAGATCAGACACCAGCATTGGTAACATAGCAG AGAAGAGCAGGGCGACGTGCCGCAACTGTGATGGAGATGACTGCAGGAACAACATCTTGGCGGACATCAAAGAGGAGGGGATCCTGGTCTCTGGATATTTCAGTGTTGTGCCTTTAGTCTCCACCAAACCTAAAG gaaaatgtAGTCACGGAGGAGCAGTTGATCAAACAAGTAAGATCGAGCCTAAAGGTGGCATCAACAAAGACACTTTCGACGCCAGCCATGGATATCTCCACACGGACGCCGCAAATTTGGCGATAGCTGCAACCAGCGAGCTGCTAGAGGACATCCGAGGGGCTGCAGGCGACAGACCATTCCTCCA GATGATGGGGATCTCCAAAGGATCCAGTAAAGCTCTTTGTTTCGTGATCGACACCACAAAAAGCATGAGTGATGACATCGCAACAGTGGCAAATGTCACATCCTTTATAATCAACAGTGAAGTGGGAACAGAGAACGAGCCGGCACTTTACATTTTTGTACCTTTCAATGATCCAG ATTTTGGGCCGCTGATAAAGACTACAGACCCAAAAGTCTTCAAGACTGTTATTGATTCACTATCAGcatctggaggaggagatgaggaggagctgagtcttTCAGGGCTTCAG CTGGCTTTAGCTAGTGCTCCTTCAAACTCTGAGATCTTCCTCTTCACGGATGCAGGAGctaaagacaaacacctgaaaagCACAGTGATAGCGCTCATAGAGCGCACTCAATCAGTG GTGAACTTCATGATTTCGACGTTGCCCAGTCGTAGGAGACGGAGGGATGAcagtcagcagcaacacagcaggATAAAGGAATCTGATGCCCAGCTGTACAGAGACCTGGCTCAGGCCTCAGGAGGTCAGGTTATTGAAGTCACAAAGAGTGAGCTCCCTGTGGCCATCAGCATGATAACAgagtcctccagctcctctctg GTGACCCTTCTGCAGGCTGCCAGGAGTCCAGGAAGAGCAGATACCTTCACCTTTATTGTTGATGAAACAGTAATAAACCCCACAGTTTACATCACTGGACGCTCCGTCACTTTCACTCTCATCAGCCCGTCAG GTAAATCTCAGCAAAGCAGCGACGCGACAGGATCATTGATCACTGCATCCCAGTCAGTGGGAAACTTCATTACTCTGCGACTAACAAAAGAAGCCGGACAATGGGAAGTGAAGATGGTGTCAAATAATTCCTACACGCTGAAGGTCATAG gtCAGAGTCctgttgacttcctgtttgacttTGTGGAGATATCACAGGGCCCATTCAAGGGATTTGATGTTCTTGACACACGTCCCCAAGCTG GTGTAAATGGCAGCTTGTTGGTGTCTTTAACGGGGACTGACTCCGGCACGGTGACAGAAGTCGCTCTGGTTGAATCGTCGGGGTCAGAGGAGATTAAAGGAGTTGTGGAGCCACAGGGGGGCGGGAACTTCTTAGTTCAGGTTGACAGGATGCCACCAGTGGCGTTCGTGGTGCGGGTGAGGGGGCGGGTTGATGGTGTTACCGCCAAAACTTCAGTAATCTTCCAAAGGCAGTCATCGACCAACTTCAGACCCTCCAATCTGACTATTACT GCTGATTCAAATAGCATCTTGATACCAGGGCAACCATTCTCTGTGCCCTTCTCTGTGATGACCGATGGAACGGAGGGAAACTTTACCATCCGAGCCACCAACAACAGACGTTTTGACTCAACATATCCAAGCAGTTTATTGGTGGAAGCTGGAAACAGCACTAATGGTACAGTGACCCTCTCAGCTCCTCTTAACACCCCATCAGGTACTGATGTCACCCTGACCATTGAGGCCGAAGCTCCTGGGGGCAAAGATACGAACTATGTTGTGCTGCGTGTCACCGTCATCAACACG GTGACTGATTTCACTCATCCAGTGTGTCAGCTGCTCAGCCTGCAGTCCAACTGCTCTGAaaactgcagcttgttgatgtggGAGCTGTCAGTTCAGGTGACTGACGGTGCTGATGGGACGGGTGTTGACCGCGTTAGCCTCAAACAGGGCAACGGCACCATGAACACCAGCCTGGCCGTTGGCAACGAGAACATAACACTTGTGTCCTACAATGCTTCCTGCTGTTCCCCTGATATGGAGCTGCTGGTTGTTGATCGggtgggtaatgtaggcacctGTTTCTACACTCTCCGGGAAAGACCACCAGAGGCCATCTCTTTCTCCACCAAAGTCATTCAGTCACCCCTTCTTTGCCTAAGCATAGTGGTGTTAGGGCTCCATATACTGACAGAACTGGGCATCCAGTGA